A window of Sphingorhabdus lacus contains these coding sequences:
- the argB gene encoding acetylglutamate kinase: MSIDPINLAKAETLTEALPYLQRYAGKTFVVKYGGHAMGDAALARDFASDVVLLKAVGINPVVVHGGGPQIGAMLKKLGVESEFVDGLRVTDAETAKVAEMVLSGAINKELVGWINAAGGRALGISGKDGGFVTATKVQRTQKDPDSNIERNIDLGFVGEPEKVDRSVIDTISGAGMIPVIAPIGVGEDGHTYNINADTMAGAVASALGASRLFLLTDVAGVLNKAGDLLTDLDPEAIAALQADGTISGGMIPKIETCVNAVEAGVDAAVILDGRASHAMLIEMFTDKGAGTLIHK, encoded by the coding sequence ATGAGCATCGACCCTATCAATCTCGCCAAGGCGGAAACGCTTACCGAAGCCCTTCCCTATCTGCAGCGTTATGCGGGTAAGACCTTCGTCGTGAAATATGGCGGCCATGCGATGGGCGATGCGGCTTTGGCACGCGATTTTGCATCGGATGTCGTCTTGCTGAAGGCGGTCGGTATCAATCCGGTCGTTGTGCATGGCGGCGGCCCGCAAATCGGCGCAATGCTCAAGAAATTGGGGGTCGAAAGCGAATTTGTGGATGGCCTGCGGGTCACCGATGCAGAAACCGCCAAGGTCGCCGAAATGGTTCTTTCGGGCGCGATCAACAAGGAACTGGTCGGCTGGATTAATGCCGCCGGTGGCCGGGCTTTGGGAATCTCCGGCAAGGATGGCGGGTTTGTAACCGCAACCAAAGTGCAGCGGACGCAGAAAGACCCCGACAGCAATATTGAACGCAATATCGATCTGGGATTTGTGGGCGAACCAGAGAAGGTCGATCGCAGTGTTATCGACACAATCAGCGGCGCCGGAATGATCCCCGTCATCGCCCCGATCGGCGTAGGCGAAGATGGCCACACCTATAATATCAACGCAGATACCATGGCGGGTGCTGTGGCAAGCGCTTTGGGGGCTTCGCGCCTGTTCCTGTTGACAGACGTTGCCGGCGTATTGAACAAAGCAGGCGACTTGCTAACCGATCTCGACCCCGAAGCCATTGCTGCACTGCAGGCCGATGGCACGATCAGCGGCGGGATGATCCCCAAAATCGAAACTTGCGTTAATGCAGTGGAGGCAGGAGTAGACGCCGCCGTTATTTTGGACGGACGTGCAAGCCATGCGATGCTAATTGAAATGTTCACGGACAAGGGTGCGGGTACGCTGATCCACAAATAG
- a CDS encoding fatty acid desaturase family protein, whose product MTDMTFSPAEAARETASDIGVAARAERLKRVPDDKAMLRAVAELTRDLGTANPRIFWSDFLFSAFLGYAALAVAIMAAPLWLKLVAAAVSILALYRAGGFIHEVTHMKHSSVPGFRFGFNAVIGVPLLVPSYMYEGIHNLHHARTRYGTDQDPEYLPLALMKPWTLPVFILVSILAPFALLFRNAVLAPLSLFIPPLRRLVVERYSGLVINPAFRRRPAEGEARRNWIWQETAASLWSIALLTGVFTGIIPLNAFLIFLAIVSAVAVLNQIRTLVAHLWENDGEPLSVTAQFLDSVNVPPPGLLPALWAPVGLRYHALHHLLPSVPYHALGEAHRRLSAELAPDSAYHSASYKGLPGLAYRLAKSTMVRGA is encoded by the coding sequence ATGACTGACATGACCTTCTCCCCAGCCGAAGCGGCGCGCGAAACAGCGTCCGACATCGGCGTTGCCGCCCGTGCCGAGCGCCTGAAACGCGTGCCCGACGACAAGGCTATGCTGCGCGCGGTCGCTGAACTGACGCGCGATCTTGGGACCGCGAACCCGCGTATCTTCTGGTCGGATTTCCTGTTCTCAGCGTTTCTGGGTTATGCCGCGCTCGCCGTTGCCATAATGGCCGCCCCGCTTTGGTTGAAGCTCGTGGCCGCGGCCGTTTCGATACTCGCGCTCTACCGGGCGGGGGGCTTTATCCATGAAGTCACCCATATGAAGCATTCATCGGTGCCGGGTTTCCGTTTCGGCTTTAACGCTGTCATTGGCGTGCCGTTGCTGGTGCCGTCCTATATGTATGAGGGCATTCACAATCTGCACCATGCGCGCACCCGTTATGGAACCGATCAGGACCCTGAATATCTCCCGCTTGCGCTGATGAAGCCGTGGACCCTGCCGGTCTTCATCCTCGTATCGATCCTCGCGCCCTTCGCGCTGCTGTTCCGCAATGCCGTTTTGGCGCCCTTATCGCTGTTCATCCCGCCGCTGCGCAGGCTTGTGGTGGAACGTTACTCCGGCCTGGTCATCAACCCCGCCTTCCGCCGCCGTCCGGCCGAAGGCGAGGCGCGCCGTAACTGGATCTGGCAGGAAACCGCCGCCAGCCTCTGGTCGATTGCGCTGCTGACCGGTGTTTTCACCGGAATCATCCCGCTGAACGCGTTCCTGATCTTTTTGGCTATCGTATCGGCAGTCGCCGTGCTGAACCAGATTCGCACATTGGTCGCCCACCTGTGGGAAAATGATGGCGAACCGTTGAGCGTCACCGCGCAATTCCTCGACAGCGTCAATGTACCGCCGCCAGGGCTGTTGCCCGCATTGTGGGCGCCGGTTGGCCTGCGTTACCACGCGCTACACCACTTGCTGCCAAGCGTGCCCTATCATGCACTGGGCGAAGCACATCGCCGCCTCAGCGCTGAACTTGCGCCGGATTCCGCCTACCACAGCGCCAGTTACAAGGGCCTACCCGGCCTCGCCTATCGCCTGGCGAAAAGCACAATGGTGCGCGGGGCCTAA
- the folD gene encoding bifunctional methylenetetrahydrofolate dehydrogenase/methenyltetrahydrofolate cyclohydrolase FolD, whose product MSTDNIIDGKAFAADLRGRIAASVLDFVAHSGRKPGLAVVLVGDDPASQVYVGSKKKATIEAGMASFEYRLPEDTAQADLIALVERLNADEQVDGILVQLPLPSHMDDKAVIAELDPAKDVDGFHVVNAGRLAVGEDAFVPCTPLGCLMLLKDRLGDLSGKNAVVIGRSNIVGKPMAQLLLAENCTVTIAHSRTQDLADVVRRADIIVAAVGRAEMVKGDWIKDGAVVIDVGINRLAPAEGETKGRLVGDVAFAEAAVHSAAITPVPGGVGPMTIACLLRNTLVAAYRRADLPRPKGF is encoded by the coding sequence GTGAGCACCGATAATATCATTGATGGCAAGGCATTCGCGGCAGATCTGCGCGGACGTATTGCGGCATCTGTGCTGGACTTCGTGGCACATAGCGGTCGCAAGCCCGGGCTGGCCGTTGTGCTGGTCGGCGACGATCCCGCAAGCCAGGTCTATGTAGGCTCCAAGAAAAAGGCGACGATTGAAGCTGGAATGGCCAGTTTCGAATATCGCCTGCCCGAAGATACCGCACAGGCCGACCTGATTGCTTTGGTCGAACGGCTCAACGCCGATGAACAGGTTGATGGCATCCTCGTTCAATTGCCTTTGCCCTCGCATATGGACGACAAGGCCGTGATTGCCGAGCTTGATCCAGCCAAGGATGTGGACGGTTTCCACGTCGTCAACGCCGGACGGCTTGCCGTGGGCGAAGATGCCTTTGTTCCCTGCACGCCTTTGGGCTGTCTGATGCTTCTCAAGGACCGGTTGGGCGATTTGTCAGGCAAAAATGCCGTAGTGATTGGTCGTTCCAACATTGTAGGCAAGCCGATGGCGCAACTATTGCTGGCCGAAAATTGCACCGTCACGATCGCGCACAGCCGGACACAGGATCTGGCTGATGTCGTGCGCCGTGCCGATATCATCGTAGCAGCTGTTGGCCGTGCGGAAATGGTGAAAGGCGACTGGATCAAGGACGGAGCGGTCGTCATCGATGTTGGAATCAACCGGCTCGCGCCAGCCGAAGGCGAAACCAAAGGTCGTCTGGTCGGCGATGTTGCCTTTGCCGAGGCGGCGGTGCATTCTGCCGCCATCACACCGGTGCCGGGAGGGGTTGGCCCCATGACAATCGCCTGTTTGTTACGCAATACACTGGTGGCGGCATATCGCCGTGCCGACCTGCCACGGCCAAAGGGATTTTGA
- a CDS encoding LON peptidase substrate-binding domain-containing protein: protein MTIRRISIFPLTGAILFPGMQLPLHIFEQRYRDLVGDSLARDRMIGMVQPKGQGNGSALFEVGCLGRIGDVEAMEDGRYNIILEGLQRFTIRKELDVSTSFRQVEADLWEEDEASDALSIAERASLEIESRRFADIQGYAVDWGAVGQLDDYSLVNAIAQIAPFDYAAKQALLEARGLSARADLIVQLMQFFGRHDGSDDRVTLQ, encoded by the coding sequence ATGACCATTCGCCGCATCTCGATCTTTCCCCTCACCGGCGCGATTTTGTTTCCGGGCATGCAATTGCCTTTGCATATCTTCGAGCAACGCTACCGCGATTTAGTCGGCGATTCGCTCGCACGCGACCGGATGATCGGCATGGTCCAACCAAAGGGACAGGGTAATGGTTCCGCATTGTTCGAAGTTGGTTGCCTGGGCCGGATCGGCGATGTGGAAGCAATGGAAGACGGCCGTTACAACATCATATTGGAGGGGCTGCAGCGCTTTACGATCCGCAAGGAGCTCGACGTCAGCACCAGTTTCCGCCAAGTCGAAGCGGACCTATGGGAAGAAGACGAGGCATCCGACGCACTGTCGATTGCCGAACGTGCGTCGCTTGAAATCGAGTCCCGCCGCTTTGCCGACATTCAAGGCTATGCCGTGGATTGGGGCGCGGTCGGACAACTGGATGATTATTCACTGGTCAACGCCATCGCCCAGATAGCGCCATTCGATTATGCGGCCAAGCAAGCCTTGCTAGAGGCACGCGGCTTATCGGCGCGAGCCGATTTGATCGTTCAGTTGATGCAGTTTTTCGGTCGGCACGATGGTTCGGACGACCGCGTTACCTTGCAATAG
- a CDS encoding MarC family protein: MTDLFLSAFITFFVVIDPPGCAPIYASLTKGANAAQRRNMAFRAIFVASLILLVFALFGEELLAALHIELNSFRIAGGIMLFLIAIDMVFEKRTERREERAQKIIDTPEIEDVSVFPMAMPMIAGPGSIASVMLLMAQNDGLDRAGIILAALAAVLLLTLLALLAAGPLMRVLGAKAEAVITRLLGVLLGALAAQFVIDGLRESFL, from the coding sequence ATGACTGACCTGTTCCTTTCCGCCTTCATCACATTTTTCGTCGTCATTGACCCACCGGGTTGCGCGCCGATTTATGCCAGCCTGACCAAGGGGGCGAATGCGGCACAACGCCGCAATATGGCGTTTCGCGCCATATTTGTAGCGTCGCTAATATTACTGGTATTTGCGCTTTTCGGCGAAGAATTGCTTGCGGCGCTACATATCGAACTCAACAGTTTTCGTATCGCCGGCGGCATCATGCTGTTCCTGATCGCCATCGACATGGTGTTCGAAAAGCGCACGGAACGCCGCGAAGAACGGGCACAGAAAATCATCGATACGCCCGAGATCGAAGATGTATCCGTCTTCCCCATGGCTATGCCGATGATTGCGGGGCCGGGGTCAATCGCGTCGGTCATGCTTCTGATGGCGCAGAATGACGGTCTGGATCGGGCCGGGATCATTCTGGCTGCTCTTGCGGCTGTTCTGCTTCTAACGCTGTTGGCGCTGCTCGCGGCGGGTCCGCTGATGCGGGTGCTGGGTGCCAAGGCGGAGGCCGTTATTACCCGGCTGCTCGGCGTATTGTTGGGTGCGTTGGCCGCACAATTTGTGATTGATGGTTTGCGCGAAAGCTTTTTGTAA
- a CDS encoding tetratricopeptide repeat protein: MTLATMGLTTEEQKAVEQFREQVVTPSMDKLVILDFWAEWCGPCKQLTPVLEKVAADYADRGVVLAKVNVDENKFIAAQFQVRSIPTVYAIYQGQPIADLTPARTEPQLAQMLDQILEKLPIQAGDGSPDPAAQITPLLDAGEELLEHDGAEQAYNLFIDALAIAPEHPGALSGLIRALAALGRADEAQAIYDSLDETLKADAALVRASSVLSIAAAAVAPDELNTLKAAVEAAPDDHAKRIELANALMAAGQRDEAADALLQSIAADRAWNDGAAKARLLEIFAMIGLEDPWVSATRRKLSAILFG, encoded by the coding sequence ATGACTTTGGCAACGATGGGCCTGACCACCGAAGAGCAAAAAGCAGTCGAGCAATTCCGCGAACAGGTGGTGACGCCGTCGATGGACAAACTCGTCATATTGGATTTCTGGGCTGAATGGTGCGGCCCATGCAAGCAGCTGACGCCGGTGCTGGAAAAGGTTGCGGCCGATTATGCCGACCGTGGTGTCGTTCTGGCCAAGGTGAATGTGGACGAGAATAAATTCATAGCCGCGCAATTCCAGGTCCGGTCCATCCCCACCGTCTATGCCATTTACCAAGGTCAACCCATTGCTGACCTGACCCCGGCCCGGACCGAGCCGCAATTGGCCCAAATGCTGGACCAGATATTGGAAAAGCTGCCCATACAGGCGGGAGACGGGTCACCCGACCCTGCGGCGCAGATCACGCCCTTGCTGGACGCGGGCGAAGAATTGCTGGAACATGATGGCGCAGAGCAGGCCTATAACCTGTTTATCGACGCGCTCGCTATTGCGCCCGAACATCCCGGCGCCCTGTCCGGACTGATTCGCGCCTTGGCAGCGCTGGGCCGCGCGGATGAGGCGCAGGCCATTTATGACAGTCTGGACGAAACGCTGAAGGCGGACGCCGCCTTGGTACGGGCCAGCTCGGTTTTAAGCATCGCGGCAGCCGCCGTGGCACCGGACGAGCTCAACACACTCAAAGCCGCGGTCGAGGCTGCGCCGGACGATCATGCCAAGCGGATTGAGCTTGCCAACGCGCTGATGGCTGCTGGCCAGCGGGATGAAGCCGCCGACGCGTTGCTGCAAAGCATCGCAGCAGATCGTGCGTGGAATGATGGTGCGGCCAAAGCGCGGTTGCTCGAAATATTTGCGATGATCGGCCTGGAAGACCCCTGGGTTTCGGCGACACGCCGCAAATTGTCGGCCATTTTGTTCGGATGA
- a CDS encoding NupC/NupG family nucleoside CNT transporter, which translates to MQILLSLAGMVVILAIAVALSSNRRAIKFRVVGAAFALQASLAALVLYVPWGKTVLEVMSNGVSNLLGYAAAGTNFIFGPLASPEIGGNSFAIAALPVIIFFASLISILYYLGLMQYVIRWIGGGLQKVTGISKVESLCAAANIFVGQSESPLVIRPYLASLKPEQLFCVMTVGMAGVAGTILAAYASMGIRIDYLLAAAFMSAPGGILMAKLMMPDVPPMPVSEGDPALANPHPDEEPVILADDGEEKPANIIMAAAQGAQTGVKLAVAVGAMVLAFVALVALANGILGGIGGLFGQPDLSFQQIVGYVFAPVMFLLGVPWGEALQAGGLFGTKIVLNEFVAFIDLGALKTLSPATVGIVTFALCGFSNFSSIAIQMAVTGGLAPNQRPVIAKLGLKALAAGSLSNLMSAALAGLFLSLG; encoded by the coding sequence ATGCAAATTTTGTTAAGCCTTGCAGGCATGGTTGTGATTTTGGCGATTGCGGTTGCGCTTTCGTCGAACCGCCGCGCCATCAAGTTTCGCGTCGTCGGTGCCGCCTTTGCGTTGCAGGCTAGCCTGGCTGCGCTGGTGCTCTATGTGCCGTGGGGCAAGACGGTGCTGGAAGTCATGTCGAACGGTGTGTCCAATCTTCTGGGCTATGCGGCAGCGGGAACCAACTTCATCTTCGGCCCGCTGGCATCACCCGAAATTGGCGGAAACAGTTTTGCGATTGCGGCCTTGCCCGTCATCATCTTCTTCGCGTCGCTGATCTCGATCCTCTATTATCTGGGCCTGATGCAATATGTGATCCGCTGGATTGGCGGTGGCTTGCAGAAGGTAACGGGTATTTCCAAAGTCGAAAGCCTGTGCGCCGCCGCCAACATCTTTGTCGGCCAGTCGGAATCGCCGCTTGTGATCCGTCCCTATCTGGCCAGCCTAAAGCCCGAGCAGCTATTTTGCGTGATGACAGTCGGTATGGCCGGAGTCGCAGGCACCATATTGGCGGCTTATGCATCCATGGGCATTCGCATCGACTATTTACTGGCCGCCGCTTTCATGTCGGCACCGGGCGGCATCTTGATGGCCAAGCTGATGATGCCCGACGTGCCGCCCATGCCGGTCAGCGAAGGCGACCCTGCCCTTGCCAATCCGCACCCGGATGAAGAGCCCGTAATCCTTGCCGACGATGGGGAAGAAAAACCTGCCAACATCATCATGGCCGCGGCCCAAGGCGCGCAGACCGGGGTCAAGCTGGCCGTTGCCGTTGGTGCGATGGTGCTCGCCTTTGTCGCGCTCGTCGCACTCGCCAATGGCATTTTGGGAGGAATCGGCGGGTTGTTTGGCCAGCCCGATCTCAGCTTCCAGCAGATTGTCGGTTATGTCTTTGCGCCGGTCATGTTTTTGCTGGGCGTTCCATGGGGCGAGGCTTTGCAAGCCGGCGGGCTGTTCGGAACCAAGATCGTCCTCAACGAATTTGTCGCTTTCATTGATCTGGGTGCCCTGAAGACCTTGTCGCCGGCCACGGTCGGGATCGTGACGTTCGCCTTGTGCGGTTTCTCCAACTTCTCGTCGATTGCCATCCAGATGGCCGTGACAGGTGGACTGGCGCCCAACCAGCGTCCCGTCATCGCAAAGCTGGGCCTCAAAGCATTGGCGGCCGGATCCCTGTCCAACCTGATGAGCGCGGCATTGGCGGGACTGTTCCTCAGTTTGGGCTAG
- a CDS encoding queuosine precursor transporter produces MTEQTTSGTSLSAIPRSLFVFAIFYGGMVPLGGFLGAKQVAIGPLAVEAGIFPFLTLIAVSSAIAELHGRDIADRLVRYGFVPLFIAIGLSYFVLQLPTDAGMYEPAKEAFPIIVGQSGRMMAAGILAYGVSVSLNVWLFARLKGTSGRFLAIRGFIAAALSQIVDTLIFITVSFYGVRPIAELMMGQMIAKIVLSAVMVPLVIALVVRIGRKLDAAA; encoded by the coding sequence ATGACTGAACAGACCACATCGGGCACTTCTCTGAGTGCCATTCCGCGCTCGCTCTTTGTATTTGCGATCTTTTACGGCGGCATGGTTCCCTTGGGTGGGTTTCTGGGGGCAAAGCAGGTGGCAATTGGTCCCCTGGCTGTCGAAGCCGGGATCTTTCCCTTCCTGACACTGATCGCGGTATCGAGCGCCATTGCCGAATTGCACGGGCGGGACATTGCCGATCGGCTGGTCCGCTATGGTTTCGTTCCGCTGTTTATCGCGATTGGCCTATCCTATTTCGTGCTGCAACTGCCGACCGATGCCGGCATGTACGAACCCGCGAAGGAAGCCTTCCCCATCATCGTCGGCCAAAGCGGCCGCATGATGGCGGCAGGCATTTTGGCCTATGGCGTTTCGGTATCCCTGAATGTCTGGTTGTTTGCGCGGCTGAAAGGGACATCGGGGCGGTTCCTCGCGATACGCGGCTTCATTGCAGCGGCGCTTTCGCAAATTGTCGACACGTTGATCTTCATCACTGTCTCCTTCTATGGAGTCCGCCCCATTGCCGAACTCATGATGGGTCAAATGATCGCCAAAATCGTCCTGTCGGCGGTGATGGTTCCATTGGTCATTGCGCTTGTAGTGCGTATCGGCCGCAAACTGGATGCGGCGGCCTGA
- a CDS encoding YggT family protein, with protein MLLALISIIGYLMTILSTVVIVQFILSLLIAFNVVSLSNNFVSSIWHALNMILDPFLKPIRKIMPDTGMIDFSPMVLLIGLRILQMLLMGLANDIASAGM; from the coding sequence ATGCTTCTCGCGCTTATTTCGATCATTGGTTATTTGATGACGATCTTGTCGACCGTCGTCATTGTTCAATTCATCCTTAGCCTTCTGATCGCTTTCAATGTGGTTAGCCTGTCGAACAATTTCGTATCCTCGATCTGGCATGCCCTGAACATGATATTGGATCCGTTTCTAAAACCGATCCGCAAGATTATGCCGGATACCGGTATGATCGACTTTTCTCCCATGGTGCTGCTGATCGGTTTACGCATCCTGCAAATGCTGTTGATGGGTCTGGCCAATGACATTGCTTCGGCGGGCATGTGA
- the mutS gene encoding DNA mismatch repair protein MutS translates to MAGDNKPTPMMVQYLGLKAKAGDCLLFYRMGDFFELFFDDARVASATLDIALTSRGEHDGNPIPMCGVPVHAAEGYLARLIKAGHRVAIAEQTESPEEARARGGSKTLVARDIIRFVTAGTLTEDSLLDSWASNMLVAVSAIGDSVGIAAADISTGHFELVNVPHGALEAELARLAASEIIVTDGFIGAPLGAIQRPNAEFDSLAGEQSLKQLFMLSTLETIGALTRAELSAAGGLLAYLGHVGQGTMPFLKLPLHREVHDHLLIDQATRDSLEVNSGTKGGRAGSLLAEVDRTITGAGARQLATDLAAPLMDKARIDARLSLVQWFHDAPLLRDAIRMALRQLPDIARALGRVVAGRGSPRDVGQIRDGLNGARTLRERLGNADDRPLLLDQLLPSLDGHGAMVDLFTRALVAAPPTDTGQGGYIAEGYDAALDSLRLAGRDGRHAIAQMEARYRALTGISALKIRHNAVLGYFVEVPAKYGDALLAPGSGFTHRQTMAGAVRFNSPELHEEAVRITQASGHAVAAEAAHLEELIVYVLDRRDAISASAEALARIDVAAALAERAVEGGWCRPTFSDSPELHIDGGRHPVVESALSKSGDRFIANDCTLTPDRRLWLVSGPNMGGKSTFLRQNALIVLLAQAGSYVPASVARLGLVDRLFSRVGASDNLARGRSTFMVEMVETAAILAQATPRSFVILDEVGRGTSTYDGLAIAWAVVEGIHEKNRCRCLFATHYHELIRLAESLDALSLHHVRAKEYKGDLVLLHELAEGPADRSYGIAVAKLAGLPPSVIARAQTVLSKLEKGRAETGGLAAGLDDLPLFSAALNLAEARVDVLRDKLNGLDIDSLSPRAALDLLYELKRAAGEE, encoded by the coding sequence ATGGCGGGCGATAACAAACCGACACCGATGATGGTGCAATATCTGGGTCTGAAGGCGAAAGCGGGCGATTGCCTGCTCTTCTACCGGATGGGGGATTTTTTCGAACTTTTTTTCGACGACGCTCGCGTAGCTTCGGCAACACTTGATATTGCGCTCACATCGCGTGGGGAGCATGATGGCAACCCGATTCCGATGTGCGGCGTTCCGGTGCATGCCGCTGAAGGCTACCTGGCGCGGCTCATAAAGGCTGGGCATCGAGTCGCCATTGCGGAGCAGACCGAAAGCCCGGAGGAAGCACGTGCACGTGGCGGGTCCAAAACACTTGTTGCCCGAGACATCATCCGCTTTGTCACCGCTGGTACGCTGACCGAGGACAGCTTGCTTGATAGTTGGGCATCCAACATGCTTGTGGCAGTGTCGGCGATCGGTGATTCCGTCGGCATCGCCGCGGCTGATATATCAACAGGCCACTTTGAACTGGTTAATGTGCCTCACGGTGCGCTCGAAGCCGAATTGGCACGGCTAGCCGCCAGCGAGATTATAGTCACAGATGGATTTATAGGCGCGCCATTGGGAGCGATCCAGCGACCGAACGCAGAATTTGATAGTCTCGCCGGCGAGCAGAGTCTGAAGCAGCTTTTCATGCTCTCGACGTTAGAAACTATTGGCGCCTTGACTCGCGCTGAGCTGTCTGCGGCGGGGGGATTGCTCGCCTATCTTGGTCATGTTGGCCAAGGTACTATGCCGTTCTTGAAACTGCCTTTGCACCGTGAAGTACATGACCACCTGTTAATCGATCAGGCTACCCGCGACAGTCTGGAAGTTAACAGTGGTACTAAAGGCGGTCGTGCGGGCTCTTTGCTTGCGGAAGTGGACCGGACAATTACCGGCGCAGGGGCGAGACAGTTGGCGACGGATTTGGCCGCTCCCTTGATGGACAAAGCACGAATCGACGCGCGCCTTTCATTGGTACAATGGTTCCACGATGCCCCACTGTTGCGCGACGCTATCCGCATGGCACTTCGCCAACTGCCTGATATCGCCCGTGCTCTTGGCCGCGTGGTCGCGGGACGAGGAAGTCCGCGGGACGTCGGACAAATTCGCGACGGTTTAAACGGTGCTCGCACCTTGCGCGAAAGACTTGGCAATGCGGATGATCGGCCTCTGTTGCTTGACCAGTTGCTACCCTCGCTTGACGGGCACGGGGCGATGGTGGATCTGTTCACCCGCGCGCTGGTCGCCGCCCCGCCCACCGACACGGGGCAGGGAGGCTACATCGCCGAAGGCTATGACGCAGCGCTTGATTCCCTGCGCCTTGCCGGGCGTGATGGCCGGCATGCCATCGCCCAAATGGAAGCGCGCTACCGTGCTTTGACCGGAATTTCGGCGCTCAAGATCCGACACAATGCGGTATTGGGTTATTTCGTCGAGGTTCCGGCTAAATATGGCGATGCACTTCTGGCGCCCGGAAGCGGATTCACTCACCGTCAGACAATGGCGGGCGCAGTGCGTTTCAATTCACCCGAACTACATGAAGAAGCAGTTCGCATCACTCAGGCTAGCGGTCATGCGGTTGCGGCAGAAGCGGCCCATCTGGAAGAGTTGATAGTCTATGTACTTGATCGCCGTGACGCGATATCTGCGAGCGCCGAAGCGTTAGCTCGAATCGACGTTGCTGCTGCACTCGCGGAACGTGCCGTCGAAGGCGGTTGGTGTCGTCCGACTTTTTCAGATTCACCGGAACTACATATCGATGGCGGCCGACATCCGGTTGTGGAAAGCGCGCTTTCCAAATCGGGTGACCGATTTATCGCGAATGATTGCACCCTTACTCCGGACCGTAGGCTTTGGCTCGTTAGCGGCCCTAATATGGGCGGTAAATCAACATTCCTGCGGCAAAATGCGCTAATCGTCCTGCTTGCGCAGGCGGGTAGCTATGTTCCTGCGTCAGTAGCCCGGTTGGGACTCGTCGATCGGCTGTTTAGCCGCGTCGGGGCGTCCGACAATCTGGCCCGGGGCAGGTCAACTTTCATGGTCGAAATGGTCGAAACGGCAGCCATTTTGGCACAGGCAACGCCGCGCAGCTTTGTGATATTGGACGAAGTTGGACGCGGCACTTCTACCTACGACGGCCTCGCCATCGCTTGGGCCGTTGTCGAAGGCATTCACGAAAAAAACCGCTGTCGTTGCCTTTTTGCTACCCATTATCATGAACTGATTCGATTGGCGGAAAGTTTGGATGCGCTTTCGCTCCACCACGTTCGGGCGAAGGAATATAAAGGCGATCTTGTTTTGCTGCACGAACTTGCAGAAGGTCCTGCTGATCGCAGTTATGGCATTGCCGTTGCGAAATTGGCGGGACTGCCGCCGTCGGTCATCGCTCGGGCTCAAACGGTGCTCAGTAAGCTTGAGAAGGGTCGGGCTGAGACAGGTGGATTGGCAGCTGGCCTTGATGATTTGCCACTTTTTAGCGCCGCTCTTAACTTGGCTGAAGCTAGGGTAGATGTTTTGAGGGACAAGCTGAACGGCCTCGACATCGATTCCCTGAGTCCCCGGGCCGCGCTTGACTTGCTTTATGAGCTCAAGCGCGCGGCGGGTGAGGAGTGA